A genomic stretch from Malus domestica chromosome 15, GDT2T_hap1 includes:
- the LOC103414655 gene encoding large ribosomal subunit protein eL39z/eL39x: MPSHKSFMIKKKLAKKMRQNRPIPHWIRMRTDNTIRYNAKRRHWRRTKLGF; this comes from the exons ATG CCGTCACACAAGTCTTTCATGATCAAGAAGAAGCTGGCGAAGAAGATGAGGCAGAACCGACCCATTCCTCACTGGATCCGCATGAGGACCGACAACACCATCAG GTACAACGCTAAGCGCAGGCACTGGCGCCGGACCAAGCTCGGGTTCTGA